A region of Cryptococcus decagattii chromosome 3, complete sequence DNA encodes the following proteins:
- a CDS encoding mitochondrial import inner membrane translocase subunit TIM50 encodes MLRQSTYRLLSSTPRSSRLISTTAPSFIRIRTQSSEPSPAERPPPVPENVNPSQPFEPEVSKPVGTTKAVETQEVEEPAPAGTPLTPPQPEVVSGNTQSAASAAPETEAQVENPDYSKLPSLDIDPEAAAIPEPAAGKDQETESGGRKKTGAGKKEYVSSQEKSRRMWIRAGYGALAVGAVGAVLAMGSEEAPGKKQGGFVETFQNNMTELFDFFNKPAFKTLLPDPLPPPHQRPYTLCIDLEGLLVHSSWDRTHGWRTAKRPGVDYFLGYLSQFYEIVLFSSQPLYTAAPIAEKIDPYQAFMPYRLFRESTRSVKGKVVKDISFLNRDPSKVIVLDVNPEHVALQPENAIVLQPWDGSPRDKGLVDMIPFLESIGIFNPTDVRPILQAYAGKDIPIEYAKKEAEAKAKAIEEWERSHPTAITGAGSGFLSSIFGSVAAPGSSRPNQPMTYLEQKRAQAQRIYQEEQKYWAEHADEFKKLIEEDKQRQLAEMKGSILGYLGAPKMQDGPKEDVLKA; translated from the exons ATGCTCAGGCAATCCACATATCGTCTCCTCTCGTCTACCCCCCGTTCTAGTCGACTTATTTCCACCACTGCCCCGTCCTTCATTCGTATTCGCACCCAGTCTTCCGAGCCTTCTCCCGCTGAGAGGCCTCCTCCTGTTCCCGAGAATGTCAATCCTTCACAACCATTTGAGCCTGAAGTGAGCAAGCCTGTGGGTACCACCAAAGCTGTGGAGACCCAGGAGGTTGAAGAGCCTGCTCCTGCCGGTACCCCACTCACTCCCCCTCAACCCGAGGTCGTGTCTGGTAACACACAGTCCGCCGCCTCCGCTGCCCCTGAGACAGAAGCCCAAGTCGAAAACCCTGACTACTCTAAACTTCCTTCCCTCGATATTGACCCTGAAGCCGCCGCTATTCCCGAACCAGCTGCAGGGAAGGATCAGGAGACGGAAAGCGGtggaaggaaaaagacaGGTGCTGGTAAAAAGGAGTATGTGAGCTCGCAGGAGAAGTCTAGGAGGATGTGGATCCGGGCGGGGTATGGTGCACTGGCAGTTGGTGCGGTTGGAGCTGTTTTGGCAATGGGAAGTGAGGAAGCGCCT GGCAAGAAACAGGGAGGATTCGTTGAGACTTTCCAGAATAACATGACTGAGCTTTTCGAC TTTTTCAACAAGCCTGCTTTCAAGACTCTTCTCCCcgatcctcttcctcctccccatcAACGACCTTATACCCTCTGCATTGACCTTGAAGGACTCCTTGTACACTCCTCATGGGAT AGGACTCATGGCTGGAGGACCGCCAAGCGACCCGGTGTCGATTACTTCCTTGGCTACTTGTCGCAGTTTTATGAAAttgtcctcttctccagccAGCCTCTTTAT ACCGCCGCGCCTATCGCGGAGAAGATCGACCCGTACCAAGCATTTATGCCATATCGTCTTTTCCGTGAATCTACTCGCTCTGTCAAAGGCAAAGTTGTCAAGGATatctctttcctcaacCGTGATCCTTCCAAGGTAATTGTTTTGGATGTTAACCCTGAACATGTGGCTTTACAGCCCGAGAACGCTATCGTGCTCCAGCCTTGGGATGGGTCGCCTAGAGATAAGGGCTTGGTGGATATGATTCCTTTCCTTGAGT CGATTGGTATTTTCAACCCTACGGACGTCCGCCCTATCCTTCAAGCGTATGCTGGCAAGGATATCCCCATTGAATATGCTAAAAAGGAAGCCGAGGCAAAGGCTAAGGCCATTGAGGAATGGGAGAGAAGTCATCCTACCGCTATTACCGGTGCTGGAAGCGGATTTTTGAGTAGCATCTTCGGTAGCGTCGCCGCT CCCGGATCATCTCGACCAAATCAGCCCATGACATACCTCGAGCAGAAACGTGCCCAGGCGCAGAGGATCTAtcaggaagagcaaaagTATTGGGCAGAACATGCCGACGAATTCAAGAA GTTAATTGAGGAAGACAAGCAGCGACAGTTGGCGGAAATGAAGGGTTCCATCTTGGGGTACTTAGGTGCACCTAAAATGCAGGACGGACCGAAGGAGGATGTCCTTAAGGCTTAA
- a CDS encoding ribosomal protein L16 — protein sequence MLNLSIFRPTTSKPRLALSLPTFLAPKTPTQGVQQVRFRGQLAPKRTKYKKASKGAPGTQIPIGGSLKGTALHHGTFGLRACSSVRLSAAQLTSCQAAVRRKIKPIKGAQFYLRVFPDIPVCVKGNEQRMGKGKGSFEYWSCRVKPGKVIMEVGGGDIREEIAKAALKLAQARLPLQTEFITLSSSPRLGRIASPALADPPSAQPIPNNLAYLDAKQEGGARRVIMRREERAVEEIVDGLQGLEVKDAAKGIDG from the exons ATGCTCaacctctccatctttcgCCCGACGACTTCAAAACCCCGTCTCgccctttctcttcccactTTCCTCGCCCCGAAAACCCCCACGCAGGGTGTCCAGCAAGTCAGATTCAGAGGACAGTTAGCCCCGAAGAGAACAAAATACAAGAAGGCTTCTAAGGGTGCCCCCGGA ACTCAAATACCAATT GGTGGTTCTCTAAAAGGAACAGCTCTCCACCACGGCACATTCGGTCTTCGTGCATGCTCCTCCGTCCGACTCTCTGCTGCTCAGTTAACCTCATGTCAAGCGGCCGTCCGCCGAAAGATCAAACCCATCAAGGGCGCCCAATTCTATCTTCGTGTCTTTCCTGATATTCCCGTATGTGTCAAAGGTAATGAGCAACGCatgggaaaggggaagggaagtTTCGAATATTGGAGCTGTAGGGTTAAGCCGGGCAAAGTGATTATGGAAGTTGGCGGTGGGGATATCAGGGAGGAAATCGCCAAGGCCG CCTTGAAACTCGCACAAGCTCGTCTCCCCCTTCAAACCGAATTCAtcactctttcttcctcacctCGTCTCGGCCGCATAGCCAGTCCCGCCCTTGCCGATCCTCCTTCGGCCCAACCGATACCAAATAACTTGGCGTATCTTGATGCGAAGCAAGAAGGTGGTGCGAGGAGGGTCATCatgagaagagaagaaagagctGTCGAGGAGATAGTCGATGGGCTGCAGGGTTTAGAGGTGAAGGATGCTGCCAAGGGTATCGATGGGTGA